One Anaerobaca lacustris DNA window includes the following coding sequences:
- a CDS encoding GumC family protein: MVLENRGGERLTGVRPGRADRWGDGRAPGRLPPPATLPNAGRVPESLVSVMWRGRWIMLICLVLALAGGFAYIETATPIYTSTAKLYLDYGGIPVVQTQESARIPRTDRYLYTQAELLVSQRILGAVFELPEIRRLRTFANVTIPMAYLRKNIHVEVGRRDEIVSISFSSPHATEVPQIVNDIVEAYLASRSDSQQRNSAQVMKMLQEEMARASDELNGKRDELAEFESTSMPLSLGSDQGSGVAQLYLSLQMEYTQAQLRASDAELFYRSAQMLAKDPETLRQYARTRSQVAAYAGGGSEIAPLEAQLIAGQSDLDALLAELTPDHPRIALLTAQLERIRTTIDELNGRFVRVLLAAAERQYIEAKDREEELAGLYHEQRQQVAELNSELNRYRRLITEVSDLEAHCQTVRTQIREVRTIVGEDVGQLRMKILEPAMVAQLPSHPQKSKIMAMAMILGLLAGGALSVLRDFMDQTLRSGDEIAAVLGVPVLGVVPAMSQRETVPSRGRKVHLQPDAPEAEAFRTVRTAIFFGAPKEARTILVTSPAAGDGKSTLVSNLAIAMAQAGQKTILLDADFRKPMQHVIFEVEHDQGGLSAVLTGQMKLAEAIQRTDTDGLSLLPCGPAVSNPSEILNSPRFTRLLTCLAEAYDRVIIDAPPVTVVADAQILGATCDITMLVLRAGKSTKKIGQRAIDDLQRVGARLLGTVVNDVARSGDRYGYYGTYGRSNGSGRSGSKAVKNRQVPSDGSGPKSAVAITSKGDR; this comes from the coding sequence ATGGTGCTTGAGAACAGAGGCGGTGAACGATTGACAGGTGTGCGGCCCGGCCGGGCCGATCGCTGGGGGGATGGGCGCGCACCCGGACGCCTCCCGCCGCCGGCGACGCTGCCGAACGCAGGGCGTGTTCCCGAGAGTCTCGTCAGTGTGATGTGGCGGGGCCGTTGGATCATGCTCATCTGTCTCGTGCTGGCGCTGGCGGGGGGATTTGCGTACATTGAAACGGCCACGCCGATCTACACCAGCACCGCCAAACTCTATCTTGACTATGGGGGCATCCCAGTCGTCCAAACCCAGGAGTCCGCGCGGATCCCGCGAACGGACAGATACCTGTATACGCAGGCGGAATTGCTGGTGTCGCAGCGGATTCTCGGGGCGGTGTTCGAGTTGCCCGAAATCCGGCGGCTGCGAACGTTCGCCAACGTTACGATTCCGATGGCGTACCTGCGAAAGAACATCCACGTAGAGGTCGGCCGAAGAGATGAAATCGTCAGCATCTCGTTCAGCAGCCCTCATGCGACCGAGGTGCCGCAGATCGTCAACGACATTGTCGAAGCCTATTTGGCGTCACGGTCCGACAGCCAGCAAAGAAACTCGGCGCAGGTCATGAAGATGCTCCAGGAGGAGATGGCACGGGCCAGTGACGAACTGAACGGGAAACGCGATGAGCTGGCGGAGTTCGAGAGTACGTCCATGCCCTTGTCGTTGGGCTCGGACCAAGGCAGCGGCGTCGCCCAGCTCTATCTGTCGTTGCAGATGGAATACACCCAGGCCCAACTGAGAGCCAGCGACGCCGAGCTGTTCTACCGCAGCGCGCAGATGCTTGCCAAGGACCCGGAGACGCTGCGGCAGTATGCACGGACCAGGAGCCAGGTCGCCGCCTACGCCGGCGGCGGTAGCGAGATCGCCCCGTTGGAGGCGCAACTGATCGCCGGGCAGTCGGATTTGGACGCGCTTCTGGCCGAACTGACCCCGGATCATCCAAGGATCGCGCTGCTTACCGCCCAGCTCGAGCGGATCAGGACGACTATCGACGAGTTGAACGGCCGGTTTGTTCGTGTCCTGCTCGCGGCGGCCGAACGACAGTACATCGAGGCCAAAGATCGGGAGGAGGAACTGGCCGGCCTGTACCACGAGCAGCGCCAGCAGGTCGCGGAGTTGAACAGCGAACTCAACAGGTATCGCCGCCTCATTACGGAAGTATCGGACTTGGAGGCCCATTGCCAAACGGTCCGGACGCAGATCCGAGAGGTCAGGACGATTGTCGGCGAGGACGTCGGCCAGTTGCGCATGAAGATCCTGGAGCCGGCGATGGTCGCACAACTCCCCTCGCACCCTCAGAAGAGCAAGATCATGGCGATGGCGATGATTCTGGGCCTGCTGGCGGGTGGCGCTCTGTCCGTCCTGCGCGATTTCATGGACCAGACGCTGCGGTCCGGCGACGAGATCGCCGCCGTGCTCGGAGTGCCCGTCCTGGGTGTGGTCCCGGCGATGAGCCAGCGCGAGACGGTTCCTTCGCGGGGACGCAAGGTGCACTTGCAGCCCGATGCCCCCGAGGCCGAGGCCTTCCGAACGGTGAGAACGGCCATCTTCTTCGGCGCTCCGAAGGAGGCCAGGACGATCCTGGTCACCTCGCCGGCCGCCGGCGACGGCAAGTCCACCCTGGTCAGCAATCTGGCGATTGCCATGGCCCAGGCGGGACAGAAGACCATCCTTCTCGATGCCGATTTCCGCAAGCCGATGCAACACGTGATCTTCGAGGTCGAGCACGATCAGGGTGGTTTGAGCGCGGTCCTCACGGGCCAGATGAAGCTTGCCGAGGCCATTCAGCGGACGGACACGGACGGACTGAGCCTATTGCCGTGCGGCCCGGCGGTGTCCAATCCGTCAGAGATTCTCAATAGTCCGCGATTCACCAGGCTTCTGACATGCCTTGCCGAGGCGTACGATCGCGTCATCATCGATGCCCCGCCGGTGACCGTTGTGGCCGACGCCCAGATCCTTGGGGCAACGTGTGACATTACGATGCTGGTGCTGCGCGCGGGGAAATCCACAAAGAAGATTGGCCAGCGTGCAATTGACGACCTGCAGAGGGTAGGCGCCCGCTTGTTGGGCACGGTGGTCAACGACGTTGCGAGGAGCGGCGATCGCTACGGCTATTACGGCACCTACGGCCGATCGAACGGATCGGGTCGAAGCGGGTCGAAGGCGGTGAAGAACCGACAGGTCCCCTCCGACGGGAGCGGACCGAAGTCCGCTGTGGCGATCACCTCGAAAGGAGACCGATGA
- a CDS encoding polysaccharide biosynthesis/export family protein, whose protein sequence is MAMKTIPGRVAGLVVVIGLSFCLLGCGDRIRPPSAERLTEFEMAGPQGPSVDMDRMRRARMPVGLYRVALGDVLELTMPLTLFPDLPAGVAAIAGTTTRRCRVDDAGSITLPDGRQMSVVGKSLAEIESMVADAYYPQFVKNRPLIYAQVIEYRTRRVQILGGVTRPGFYDLRHDQMSLVALLTEAGGIVDEGAAVIRITSGGRTNGPSAESPDRGLSPLRDVPREHGRVRTGVYGRRAALTRDALSDSPSQMRMRFTPEGRLVTTGWVVLERDGDMLVRAWLDIANGPQKRVVLETAAAKQERLPVALLDGRLLQLEQMLLSGGGGARVHLAVLDSHPDWQRTGEGDYVTSLPDVPYREETGHAIVADLEELSGPVAAAPEETDATIVLPVRGLNIPFADVALDEGDSVVVERLQIQYVTVLGLVRTPGNFPYPVDAQYRLAEVLAFAGGLDMIAAPRYVSVYRLKADGTVASATFRLVDPRHQEELTAQLALAIKPGDVVSVEHTPRTLTNTFLDRYFRLSIGVYLRPEQLWGE, encoded by the coding sequence ATGGCAATGAAAACCATCCCAGGACGTGTTGCAGGACTGGTTGTTGTGATCGGGCTGTCGTTCTGTCTGCTCGGTTGCGGCGACCGCATTCGCCCGCCGTCGGCCGAACGACTGACGGAGTTCGAGATGGCCGGTCCCCAGGGGCCTTCCGTGGACATGGACCGAATGCGCAGGGCCAGAATGCCCGTTGGGCTGTACCGCGTAGCGTTGGGCGACGTGCTCGAACTGACGATGCCGCTGACGTTGTTTCCCGATCTTCCGGCGGGCGTTGCCGCAATTGCCGGCACGACAACGCGTCGATGTCGCGTCGATGATGCCGGCTCGATCACGCTGCCGGACGGACGCCAGATGTCCGTCGTCGGCAAGTCTCTGGCGGAGATCGAGTCGATGGTGGCCGACGCGTATTACCCTCAGTTCGTCAAGAACAGGCCGTTGATCTACGCCCAAGTCATTGAGTACCGAACGCGGCGGGTCCAGATCCTCGGCGGCGTGACAAGGCCGGGGTTCTACGATCTGCGACACGATCAGATGTCTCTTGTTGCGTTGCTGACGGAGGCGGGGGGGATCGTCGACGAGGGCGCCGCCGTCATTCGCATCACGTCCGGCGGCAGGACGAACGGGCCGTCGGCAGAATCACCGGATCGCGGTCTGTCACCCTTGCGCGACGTTCCACGGGAACACGGGCGCGTGCGGACAGGCGTCTACGGCCGTCGCGCCGCCCTGACGCGCGACGCGCTTTCGGACTCGCCCTCGCAGATGCGCATGCGGTTCACGCCCGAGGGTCGGCTCGTGACAACCGGCTGGGTCGTTCTCGAACGGGACGGTGACATGCTGGTGCGAGCGTGGCTGGACATTGCGAACGGGCCCCAGAAACGGGTGGTTCTCGAAACGGCGGCAGCGAAACAGGAGCGATTGCCGGTCGCGTTGTTGGACGGAAGGCTTCTGCAACTGGAGCAGATGCTGCTATCCGGCGGCGGCGGGGCGCGGGTGCATCTGGCGGTACTTGACTCACACCCGGACTGGCAGCGGACCGGGGAGGGTGACTATGTCACATCGTTGCCCGATGTCCCATACCGGGAGGAGACCGGCCACGCGATCGTCGCCGATCTGGAGGAGCTCTCCGGTCCGGTTGCAGCCGCACCTGAGGAGACGGACGCCACGATTGTCCTGCCGGTCAGGGGTCTGAACATTCCCTTCGCGGATGTCGCTTTGGATGAAGGGGATTCCGTCGTCGTCGAACGCCTCCAGATTCAGTATGTCACCGTCCTTGGACTGGTTCGCACGCCTGGAAACTTCCCCTACCCCGTCGATGCCCAATACCGGCTCGCCGAAGTGCTGGCGTTTGCCGGCGGGCTGGACATGATCGCCGCCCCGCGCTACGTCAGCGTCTACAGGCTGAAGGCGGACGGCACCGTCGCGAGCGCGACGTTCCGTCTGGTCGACCCTCGCCATCAGGAGGAGTTGACGGCCCAGCTTGCCCTGGCGATCAAGCCGGGCGACGTCGTGTCGGTGGAACACACGCCACGCACGCTTACGAATACCTTCCTGGACCGGTACTTCAGACTGAGCATCGGCGTCTATCTGCGTCCAGAGCAGCTCTGGGGGGAATAA